A single window of Jiangella alkaliphila DNA harbors:
- a CDS encoding ABC-three component system protein, with translation MDAGVRLVPVPKPTLLDAGSWVPAPSHLSITPEQRLSLCSDKQWEEFVLEWATVLPYVQVMRSGGAHDHGVDVAGFVAGAGFDGEWDCFQCKHYGKALLPSDAYPEIVKVVVGTMSGHYTWPRAYRFAAPKGCGTTLAGVIHSPSKLRAGLKAALTKKGSPLQRLLGEHSLASVLEFIDDADFSRFGTVEPHEMISMHQQTRWHSARFGVDLPNRPDPPTPTDQPTVDEQLYIAKLLAAYKERHGEEFTATLAAGRNQVSAHYLRQRVAFYSAEALRVFARDSVPEGTFDALQEEIFDGVVDVHDTGHADGMERLLQVTRAAHSLAMTANGLLPVVELRDRTGICHQLANDDRLSWCHATPE, from the coding sequence ATGGACGCTGGCGTCAGGTTAGTTCCTGTCCCAAAGCCGACATTGCTCGACGCCGGGTCGTGGGTGCCGGCTCCGAGCCACCTGTCGATCACGCCCGAGCAGCGCCTTTCTCTGTGCAGCGACAAGCAGTGGGAGGAGTTCGTCCTGGAGTGGGCGACAGTGCTCCCGTACGTACAGGTGATGCGCAGCGGCGGGGCCCACGACCACGGAGTGGATGTTGCGGGGTTCGTGGCCGGCGCCGGCTTCGACGGCGAGTGGGACTGCTTCCAGTGCAAGCACTACGGCAAGGCGTTGCTGCCAAGCGACGCATACCCGGAGATCGTCAAGGTCGTGGTGGGCACCATGTCGGGTCACTACACGTGGCCTCGTGCCTACCGGTTCGCTGCTCCGAAGGGATGCGGTACGACGCTGGCAGGAGTGATCCACTCTCCGTCGAAGCTACGAGCAGGCTTGAAGGCCGCGTTGACCAAGAAGGGAAGCCCGCTGCAGCGGCTGCTTGGTGAGCACTCTCTGGCGTCGGTGCTGGAGTTCATCGACGATGCCGACTTCTCACGCTTCGGCACGGTGGAGCCGCATGAAATGATCTCGATGCATCAGCAGACACGCTGGCATTCGGCACGATTCGGGGTCGACCTGCCGAACCGGCCCGACCCGCCCACCCCAACAGATCAGCCGACCGTTGATGAACAGCTGTATATCGCGAAGCTGCTTGCCGCGTATAAGGAACGGCACGGTGAGGAGTTCACCGCAACCCTCGCCGCTGGTCGCAACCAGGTAAGCGCTCACTATCTCCGACAACGGGTGGCGTTCTACAGCGCCGAAGCGTTACGGGTCTTCGCTCGCGACTCGGTCCCGGAGGGCACGTTCGATGCGTTGCAGGAAGAGATCTTCGACGGTGTGGTCGATGTCCATGACACCGGCCATGCCGACGGCATGGAGCGGCTGCTGCAGGTGACTCGTGCCGCACACAGCCTGGCGATGACGGCCAATGGTCTGTTGCCGGTGGTGGAACTTCGCGACCGCACTGGCATCTGTCACCAGCTGGCGAACGACGACAGGTTGAGTTGGTGCCATGCGACCCCTGAATAG
- a CDS encoding ABC-three component system middle component 2, whose translation MELGLRALVVLTASFPRSFDIDRLVLMDYCLLHSADLGGPPSVLPPVPTRGGELGVKRSVLEHGVQVMARAQMVDLVATADGLTYRASEEAAPFLRLVDSPLVRSLSEIAAWAASEFSDLPTDEVRDRIRAIADRWTEQWTDEFPSWFGPGPDDEETLL comes from the coding sequence TTGGAGCTCGGGCTGCGTGCGCTGGTGGTGCTAACGGCTTCCTTCCCACGGTCATTCGATATCGACCGGCTGGTGCTGATGGATTACTGCTTACTGCACAGCGCCGACCTCGGCGGGCCGCCGAGTGTGCTTCCGCCGGTCCCGACCAGAGGTGGCGAACTGGGCGTGAAGCGATCAGTCCTGGAGCACGGCGTGCAGGTCATGGCCCGAGCTCAAATGGTTGATCTGGTCGCTACCGCCGATGGCCTGACGTACCGCGCCAGCGAGGAGGCAGCCCCGTTCCTCCGGCTCGTCGACTCGCCGCTGGTGCGCTCACTCAGCGAGATTGCGGCGTGGGCTGCCTCGGAGTTCAGCGACCTGCCGACCGACGAGGTCCGCGACAGGATCCGAGCGATCGCGGACCGGTGGACCGAGCAGTGGACCGACGAGTTCCCCAGCTGGTTCGGGCCAGGACCGGACGACGAGGAGACGTTGCTGTGA
- a CDS encoding class I SAM-dependent methyltransferase, protein MGAAAIGPVGRYLSRQAARPHGVVGRLLGRIWVNESAAVNDVAVELLGPAPGERICEIGFGPGRTLGRLAAAGAQVIGVEVSTIMEEAAARRNADLIAAGRLSLHRGDGIHLPLPDDSLDAVLAVHNIYFWPDPAATLAEIARTLQPGGSLVLAFPAGEHPLPARFDPAIYRLPTTTEATHWLQSAGFVDIDVERRPHISAAVVWIIATAP, encoded by the coding sequence ATGGGCGCCGCTGCCATCGGCCCTGTCGGGCGATACCTGTCCCGGCAAGCGGCCAGGCCGCACGGCGTGGTCGGACGGTTGCTTGGAAGGATCTGGGTCAACGAATCCGCCGCCGTGAACGACGTGGCCGTGGAGCTGCTAGGTCCGGCGCCCGGAGAGCGCATCTGCGAGATCGGCTTCGGTCCCGGCCGAACCCTCGGCCGGCTCGCCGCCGCCGGTGCGCAGGTCATCGGGGTCGAGGTGTCCACGATCATGGAGGAAGCGGCCGCGCGCCGCAACGCCGACCTGATCGCCGCCGGCCGCCTGAGCCTGCACCGAGGTGACGGCATCCACCTCCCACTACCCGACGACAGCCTCGACGCCGTGCTCGCCGTGCACAACATCTACTTCTGGCCCGACCCGGCCGCCACGCTGGCCGAGATCGCCCGAACTCTGCAGCCCGGCGGCAGCCTCGTCCTGGCATTCCCCGCCGGCGAACACCCCCTCCCGGCCCGATTCGACCCGGCGATCTACCGCCTCCCCACCACCACAGAGGCGACGCACTGGCTCCAGTCCGCCGGCTTCGTCGACATCGACGTCGAACGAAGGCCGCACATCTCCGCCGCCGTAGTCTGGATCATCGCTACCGCCCCGTGA
- a CDS encoding TetR/AcrR family transcriptional regulator, producing the protein MARTIPSDRFAAVIAAAARVFITHGYQRAQLQDVANALGLGKGTLYGYAQGKAALFAATVRYADGREPLPTPAELPVPVAADGETAALVAGRLASEVADMQLSRALAEPLPPSATPADRSAELAGIVTDLYARLARHRMAIKLVDRCAPELPDLAQVWFGTGRRANVAGVEEYLVRRQQAGTVTLPGPAPLVARTIVELCALWAVHCHFDPAPDPLAGNRAGADQAPGIDDGAVAATLAELIVRATTPSADQP; encoded by the coding sequence ATGGCGCGGACAATCCCCTCGGACCGGTTCGCAGCGGTGATCGCCGCGGCGGCACGGGTGTTCATCACGCATGGCTACCAGCGTGCTCAGCTTCAGGACGTGGCCAACGCTCTCGGTTTGGGTAAGGGCACCCTGTACGGCTATGCCCAGGGGAAGGCGGCATTGTTCGCGGCCACGGTCCGGTACGCCGACGGTCGCGAGCCGCTGCCGACGCCGGCTGAGCTCCCGGTACCGGTCGCAGCGGACGGGGAGACCGCCGCGCTCGTGGCGGGCCGGTTGGCGTCCGAGGTCGCCGACATGCAGCTGTCGCGGGCGCTGGCCGAGCCGCTGCCTCCGTCCGCGACACCGGCGGATCGCAGCGCCGAGCTCGCCGGCATCGTGACTGACCTGTACGCCCGGCTCGCCCGCCACCGCATGGCCATCAAACTCGTCGACCGCTGCGCCCCGGAACTGCCCGATCTGGCGCAGGTGTGGTTCGGCACCGGACGGCGGGCCAATGTCGCCGGTGTCGAGGAGTATCTCGTGCGCCGTCAGCAAGCGGGCACGGTGACCCTGCCCGGCCCGGCGCCGTTGGTCGCCCGCACCATCGTCGAGCTGTGCGCGTTGTGGGCGGTGCACTGCCATTTCGACCCGGCACCCGACCCGCTCGCCGGCAACAGAGCAGGCGCCGACCAAGCCCCCGGTATCGACGACGGGGCCGTCGCCGCGACCCTCGCCGAACTGATCGTGCGGGCCACCACACCATCCGCCGACCAACCCTGA
- a CDS encoding TetR/AcrR family transcriptional regulator: METAAQPRLPRAERREQIVAAATRAFATEGFAATGLDEIAAEAGISRAILYRHFESKTDLYRAVLDRVCERLGAAVGERPGGFTDAAVDGLIAGAAADPDGFRLLFQHVPREPEFRDFADRFGTGMTAAAHQQIAALVPDPAWARWAAKLAPVVAIEAVIAWLDAGRPDIDAAADRVRGAIGGVVSAAQHRPEPTEA, translated from the coding sequence ATGGAGACTGCGGCGCAGCCTCGGCTACCGCGGGCCGAGCGGCGCGAGCAGATCGTCGCCGCCGCCACCAGGGCGTTCGCCACGGAGGGCTTCGCGGCGACCGGCCTGGACGAGATCGCCGCCGAAGCGGGCATCAGTCGCGCCATCCTCTATCGGCACTTCGAGTCCAAGACCGATCTCTATCGCGCCGTCCTCGATCGGGTCTGCGAGCGGCTCGGCGCCGCCGTCGGGGAACGGCCCGGCGGCTTCACCGACGCCGCCGTGGACGGCCTGATCGCCGGCGCGGCCGCCGACCCCGACGGCTTCCGGCTGCTGTTCCAGCACGTGCCCCGCGAGCCCGAGTTCCGCGACTTCGCCGACCGGTTCGGAACCGGGATGACCGCCGCCGCGCACCAGCAGATCGCCGCTCTCGTGCCCGATCCCGCCTGGGCGCGATGGGCGGCCAAGCTCGCACCCGTCGTCGCCATCGAAGCCGTCATCGCCTGGCTCGACGCCGGCCGGCCCGACATCGACGCGGCGGCCGACCGCGTGCGGGGCGCCATCGGCGGCGTCGTCTCCGCCGCCCAACACCGACCGGAGCCGACCGAGGCGTAG
- a CDS encoding ATP-binding cassette domain-containing protein, translating into MINPIVEVTGLAKTFRGGVQALDGLTLSVEGRTVHGLLGPNGAGKTTLIRVLSTLLPPDAGRARVAGVDVLADPAAARARIGLAGQSAAVDDYLTGRENVEMVGRLYGLTAAETRRRAGELLDRIRLADAADRQVKTYSGGMRRRLDLAASLVGRPSVLLLDEPTTGLDPASRRDLWELIRLLVRDGTTVLLTTQYLEEADQLADRITVIDDGRVVSDGTPQQLKATVGAATVQITVDPADRSRALHELSDLDARPGENAPDTVVLPAPDGTRTLWRVLQVLDAAGIDAIDVALRRPTLDDVFLSLTGHRTTTPGRAA; encoded by the coding sequence ATGATCAACCCGATCGTCGAGGTGACCGGCCTGGCCAAGACGTTCCGTGGAGGTGTCCAGGCGCTGGATGGCCTGACGCTGTCGGTCGAGGGCAGGACTGTGCATGGCCTGCTCGGTCCGAACGGCGCCGGTAAGACGACGTTGATCCGGGTGCTGTCGACGTTGCTCCCGCCGGATGCGGGCCGGGCCCGGGTCGCCGGGGTGGATGTGCTCGCCGATCCGGCGGCGGCGCGTGCCCGCATCGGCCTGGCCGGCCAGTCCGCCGCCGTCGACGACTACCTGACCGGCCGTGAGAACGTCGAGATGGTCGGCCGGCTCTACGGGCTCACCGCGGCGGAGACCCGGCGGCGCGCCGGGGAGCTCCTCGACCGCATCCGGCTCGCCGATGCCGCCGATCGGCAGGTGAAGACCTACTCCGGCGGGATGCGCCGGCGCCTCGACCTGGCCGCCTCGCTGGTGGGCCGGCCGTCGGTGCTGCTGCTCGACGAGCCCACGACCGGACTGGACCCGGCCAGCCGCCGCGACCTGTGGGAGCTGATCCGGCTGCTGGTTCGCGACGGCACCACGGTGCTGCTGACCACGCAGTACCTCGAGGAGGCCGACCAGCTGGCCGACCGCATCACCGTCATCGATGACGGTCGTGTGGTCAGCGACGGCACTCCGCAGCAGCTCAAGGCCACGGTCGGCGCGGCGACGGTGCAGATCACCGTCGATCCGGCCGACCGGTCCCGCGCCCTCCACGAGCTGAGCGACCTCGACGCCCGGCCAGGCGAAAACGCACCCGACACCGTCGTCCTGCCTGCCCCCGACGGCACCCGCACGCTCTGGCGCGTGCTCCAGGTCCTGGACGCCGCCGGCATCGACGCCATCGATGTCGCCCTGCGCAGGCCCACGCTCGACGACGTCTTCCTGTCACTGACCGGGCACCGGACCACTACCCCAGGAAGGGCCGCCTGA
- a CDS encoding ABC transporter permease, whose translation MTTATAPLVRPRGTRRTVADIWTVTRRNLRHTVRLPGVLVLSATMPVIFILMFTFVFGGAIEGVLPAAAAGEYVNWLVPGLIAQFALFGGAATAAGLADDLTSGTVDRFRSLPMSRLAVLAGRTFSDLFRSAVTVTLMLGVGILIGFRWQTSPAGLIAGIGVALAFSYGMSWLMALVGLVVRSAEAVQAAVYIVVFPLGFTSAVFVPAETMPGWLEPFATHQPVTVAAGALRGLMLGEGALPPGQTVAGQVTLTLLWAAVFTVVFAPLAVRVFSRTSR comes from the coding sequence ATGACCACCGCCACCGCTCCCCTGGTCCGGCCGCGCGGCACCCGCCGCACAGTCGCCGACATCTGGACCGTCACCCGGCGCAACCTGCGGCACACCGTCCGGCTCCCCGGCGTCCTGGTCCTGTCCGCCACCATGCCTGTGATCTTCATCCTGATGTTCACCTTCGTGTTCGGCGGCGCCATCGAGGGCGTGCTCCCCGCGGCGGCCGCCGGCGAATACGTCAACTGGCTCGTCCCCGGCCTGATCGCCCAGTTCGCCCTCTTCGGCGGCGCCGCCACCGCCGCCGGCCTGGCCGACGACCTCACCTCCGGCACAGTCGACCGGTTCCGGTCCCTGCCGATGAGCCGGCTCGCCGTCCTGGCAGGCCGCACGTTCTCCGACCTGTTCCGCTCCGCGGTCACCGTCACCTTGATGCTCGGCGTCGGCATCCTCATCGGGTTCCGCTGGCAGACCAGCCCCGCCGGGCTGATCGCCGGCATCGGCGTCGCGCTCGCGTTCAGCTACGGCATGTCATGGCTCATGGCCCTGGTCGGGCTCGTGGTCCGATCCGCCGAAGCGGTCCAGGCCGCGGTCTACATAGTCGTGTTCCCGCTGGGCTTCACCAGCGCCGTCTTCGTCCCCGCCGAGACCATGCCGGGCTGGCTCGAACCGTTCGCCACCCACCAGCCGGTTACCGTCGCCGCCGGCGCGCTTCGCGGGCTGATGCTGGGTGAGGGAGCCCTGCCACCTGGGCAGACTGTCGCGGGCCAGGTCACCCTCACCCTCCTCTGGGCCGCAGTCTTCACCGTTGTCTTCGCACCGCTCGCGGTGCGGGTGTTCAGCCGCACCAGCCGCTGA
- a CDS encoding MBL fold metallo-hydrolase, with product MGFAEEHLIPLVDEGLGNSAYVLDLGDGRALAVNASRDLRALYATAGRRGLTVAFAADTHLHADFLSGAVQLAHDQGATALASAAGRRAFAHTPLADGDEVDLGGLRLQTLATPGHTDEHLAFLLLDGTRALGVFTGGSLIVDSAARTDLLGADRTEELARAQYRSLKRLASLPDETAVWPTHGAGSFCSAPSGAERTTTVGAQRRDNPLLAAPDEDTFVRELLDRLGSYPAYFDRLTERNRRGPAVVTAAPLMTALTVDQVVTLIDGGGYVIDVRPAVDYAAGHIPGAVSIPMRSQFGTWLGWLLPDDAPLVFVSGDDQDVGEIVWQAYKIGYERLAGRLVGGIPAWLAAGRPQRTTAFVTADRAPSGPYLDVRQQTEYRDGRVAGALNVELGQLADVADDVPAGAVVACGHGERAMTAASILERAGHTGLTVLDGGPADFAAAHGAELVQEGNA from the coding sequence GTGGGCTTCGCCGAGGAACACCTGATCCCGCTGGTCGACGAAGGATTGGGTAACAGCGCCTATGTCCTCGACCTGGGCGACGGACGTGCATTGGCGGTGAACGCCAGCCGGGACCTGCGCGCCCTCTACGCGACCGCAGGGCGGCGAGGCCTGACTGTGGCGTTCGCCGCCGACACGCACCTGCACGCCGACTTCCTCTCCGGCGCCGTCCAGCTCGCCCACGACCAGGGCGCCACCGCGCTGGCGTCGGCGGCCGGGCGGCGCGCCTTCGCTCACACACCTCTCGCCGACGGCGACGAAGTGGATCTCGGCGGGCTGCGGCTGCAGACGCTGGCCACGCCCGGGCACACCGACGAGCACCTGGCGTTCCTGCTGCTGGACGGAACCCGTGCGCTCGGTGTGTTCACGGGCGGCTCGCTGATCGTCGATTCCGCCGCCCGAACCGACCTGCTGGGCGCCGACCGCACCGAGGAGCTCGCTCGCGCCCAATACCGGTCGCTGAAGAGGCTGGCCAGCCTGCCGGACGAGACCGCGGTATGGCCTACCCATGGTGCGGGTTCATTCTGCTCCGCCCCGTCCGGTGCGGAGCGCACCACAACCGTCGGCGCACAGCGGCGCGACAACCCACTGCTCGCCGCGCCGGATGAGGACACGTTCGTCCGCGAGCTGCTGGACCGCCTGGGGTCGTACCCGGCCTACTTCGACCGGCTCACCGAGCGCAACCGGCGCGGCCCGGCCGTCGTCACCGCCGCCCCGCTGATGACGGCGCTCACTGTCGACCAGGTCGTGACGCTGATCGACGGCGGCGGCTACGTGATCGATGTGCGGCCCGCGGTCGACTACGCAGCCGGCCACATCCCCGGTGCGGTCTCCATTCCGATGCGCTCGCAGTTCGGGACCTGGCTGGGCTGGCTCCTGCCCGACGATGCCCCGCTCGTCTTCGTGTCCGGCGACGACCAGGACGTCGGCGAGATCGTCTGGCAGGCGTACAAGATCGGCTACGAGCGGCTGGCAGGCCGGCTCGTCGGTGGCATCCCGGCCTGGCTGGCGGCCGGCCGGCCCCAGCGCACCACCGCGTTCGTGACTGCGGACCGTGCCCCGTCCGGGCCCTACCTCGACGTGCGGCAGCAGACCGAGTACCGCGATGGCCGCGTCGCCGGTGCTCTCAATGTCGAGCTCGGCCAGCTCGCCGATGTGGCCGATGATGTGCCGGCGGGTGCGGTCGTGGCGTGTGGTCACGGCGAGCGGGCGATGACCGCGGCGAGCATCCTCGAGCGTGCCGGCCACACCGGCCTGACGGTCCTCGACGGCGGCCCGGCCGACTTTGCCGCCGCACATGGCGCCGAGCTGGTCCAGGAGGGGAACGCGTAA